The region CCCTGTAAAATATATCAATTGCCACTTGTTAtcacatttttattttattaaaagataTATCTTAGATATTTAACTGATAATTGAATTTTTCGATCTATATAAAAGAAAATACCTCTTGATTTGGCCAAGGCCTCTGCTACCAACAACAAGAAGATCAACGTCCATTTGTTCTACAGCTTCAACAAgtatttcctttggttttccctTTAACACCACATACTCTGCTTTTATCtgttaattttataaaacaaCTTTCTATATAAGAAAATATGCATATCTTAAATGTTATTGTGgtgtaaaaaaaaacattataaaaacacGAGTAACCTTATGTTTGTCGCACAATTCCGAAGCACGAGCAAGAACTTTAGCGGCACTTTCTTCCTCCGCTTTCATCACCGATTCCTTCATCCCAGATGTTGCAAACAAAACTGTTGTCAAGTAAAAAagattatattattttataaatatttataataatttaCTAATTCCCATGCACTTAGTTAGAACTACAGTCTACTTACTAGGCCCAACAGGGAGGGCGGTGTAAGACGGTTGAAAGGGAGGTTGGACGTGAACCACCGTGACTGTGAAAGACGAAAGTTTGTCGGCGTCTGTGGCATCGTAATCGTGGTGGAGGAAGAGATGTCGAAGAGCCCATTCGAGAGCATAGAAACTCCCGGCGCTTTCATCAACGGCTATCCAGATCTTCATTGTTGCCGTCTCCTCCCCTGCATCCACCGTTTTCATCTCTTTCTCCACCGCTGTCTCCTCCGTTCCATTTGTCGTCTCCATCATTACTCTCTTTTGAAATCTAAAACAAACTCCTTCGTTTCAATGTTAAAAATTTGGAAGGGGTACTACGTCTATATATATAGATAATCTAATACTAactttatataattatttttaattattaataaacatatatattctTGTAACAAGAGGACCAATAGTCTTGAAAATGATAACTTGTAACTGAGCTGTTCATGTAAATTCGTCTCAGGCCTACGTGGAAGGTCAATTACGGACTACAAACAATTTTTTGGATTTATGTACGTGTGGTAGGTCGACACTATTATGTGAGTGTGAGTGGGATTCATCTAAGATAACCCATGCAtattgatttttaaaattttaggtTAAGTTTTTGTTGATGTTCATGTTgtatgttgttgttgatgatgatgtgtgtCTTCACTCCTCTTTGCAACTTGATTAAAGTTAAAAGacaaaaagttatatttttatcaATTATTTATAAGAAAAAGCGGGAGCagcaaaagttttggggccatagtAATCTTGTATTATTGTATTATTATATGATATCGAAAATGGTTTTTGGATCATATTATGTGCTCCTTTTTGGAAATTTACTAACTTATGTTAAATTCTAAACGATTTGGACGTGGGAATTTCAGTTAAATTAGTTACAGATGAATTAGTTAGGTTATATTTTAATCAAATCCCCAATATGGACTATCCTAGCCCTGTCgaaaatacccgatacccgaattacccgctCGAAtttttcgggtatcgggtaaattTTTCCGGGTAATCAGGTTATCCGATTTTTTTTCGGGTCGGGTAAAGGGTACattttttgggtttcgggtataccgaattacccaaattattttaaaaattcatttttttttgtagagCTTGTACTATATAGCAGGTATTTGATCACACTTAAACTAAAtatcattattgtaaaacataaatatatttattatgacaataagacactaacaatattaaaagtaatttttatatatcatcacgttctttaaaacttaactgttttctagattatagtttttattacaactaacaaactcattatcttgacGAAACTTTAGAACATGGCAAAACTTATGACTACatttatcttaaacattttaaacttttaaattaagatctttaggtatttgtttttttaacatcttattagattagattaagtcgttaaaaaattacttgatatctcatgtattattgagtagaaaatctcaatgttcaaagcttgagtaacttcgtttatgcctcgtttgtttatataaacaagactaataaagcatgacttatttatttcattaaatttatttttaggtgaaattaaaaaaaaatcatatatttcgggtaatacccgaattacccaaacccgacccgatacccaaattacccaaacccgaattacccgaatttagtttgggtagggtaacgggtaatttttctaacatgaaaaacccgaattacccgaaacctGAAAAAATTACCCGTTCAACACCCCTAGACTATCCCACTTGGTAGATGTTTCGCCTCTTAAATTGCAGATACTGGGTTCTAATCCGAGCATATATGAATTTCACTAACTTGGGGATATTAATTTCTAACCAGTAATCAGCtattcaaaaaaatattttaatcgAATCAATAAATTTATTGAAATTGGGTGTATCCAAATCCATATAATTTTATCGAATATTTGGTTGAAAAGATATTATATTGTACTATTAATTTTGTTAACCTTACTTAACacattaattattaaaaactAGAAAAACAGTCATAAAAACCTTTTGTAATCACTCCATAATGCATGAACATATTAAACCTAACTTTGGATATCTAGGAGTTAAGTGGAAATACAAAGCTCTCAACGGGTGGGGTCCGCAGGACCTGTCAAAGCCAATTCGGGTGTTTGAATTTAGTAGTTGAAATATTTCCTGTTTTAACTAGGAAAGAGGTAGATTCCAAGATTTCCAAAACTCATATGATTCATTAGCTAATTACTTTTAGTAAAATTTCAATTCAAATTTTTAATGGTTTGATAATGTATGCCAAATTTGGATCCACTCTCTAAAATGGGTTGAATTTCGTTTGTTACTTGTTGGAACCTAGAAGTCATCCTGGATTAGTAAAAAGAATTTATTTGTTACCATTCACAACAATTTTGTGTTGTTTACTTGCACTAAAAACTCATCGGTTACTCAACCCGTTTAATATGTCTACTTTGGGTTTATGGTATATGATCGTGTTCAAATGAAAGATGAAGTTGTCAAATTAGAAACCATTTACCAATAATAACACCTTTTAACTATTGATTTAAAAACCATTCTCCTTAAAATAAGAATCAACTAAAATTATTACCTTTAATGttaggtttgattttttttttatacaaacaatAGGTGTCAACTTTCATGAGATGTACGTGGAGTCGTGGATATAAACATAGCCTTGAATCAAAAGCTTAGATATAAAGGGGCTGCCTTTTAATCAAAACGACATGAATTGGATCAAAGCTATCTTTTTAATCTTTATTACGCACTATAATTCTTGATATCGTATAATTTTTTTTAGGATTTCGCATATGAATTAAAATTTTGGTTTGTCAACAATGAAATTTTCCTTTAAAAAACTCAAGTTCAATAAAAACATAATACTTCCTTCGTCTTATAACTTGGAACTAAGTTTCAAGCAACTAAGATCACATCTTAACTTAAAAAGATTCATCCTTTGAAGTTTGAACATGATCATGAGAAAGTTCACAAAGGGAATACCTACTTTGCTATCTCGGTATCTGGTTAGGTAGATGCATAATCAATTATTCATAGTAAATGTACAAGAAAGTTAGTTTCAGTTAAAACGATACTATATCATATAGATATAGTTAACACCAAGGTTAATTAGTGTTGACTCTAAAGTGAATGCAACATAGACGACCTTGATGACGCAAAGTTTTCAGGGTATCTACACATATACACTGTTTATTGGttataaattgaaataaaaaccataaaaataaacaaaattcaaATATCAAAGTTTTTACTAGGGATTTAAATTGAAAAGAGAAACTCATAAAAGATAAACAAAGTATATAAATATTTCTTGGTTAAAATGTTGTGtgaagttttcaaaaaaaaaaaaaaaaaatctcatgaCAATTGGTTGAATATAGATTCAAATTATTGTTTTTTAAATTAGAattgttgtaaatgaatttatCGTAATATTTAATGAGATAATTTATGTTGTTAAAATTATAGGTTTTTAAAATtcagagttttttttttctttctttcttaatgTATTCGTAAATTACTCCTTAATTCTAGTTATGTTCACGATAAGACTTAAACCCCTGAAAGATTAAGGGCAACACCTAATACTGTTGAGTTAAAAACTCTTTGGTTCAGGGTTATTATCTAAATGTTTTCATTGCATATAGACTTTTATTAACCATTTTACATCTATAGAGATAAGTTTTTTAAAGTTGAAGTTCCTAAAAATTTACTAGATGTCATCACTGTCTCGAGAAATGTTGAATGGTTTAACCAGTCGATAACGACATATTTACATATTGTACTATATTAATCATGATGCCATTGTTACTAACTTTGCATCTCGAAAAAATAATCCAAAAAGTATTGTTTTCATAAACTAATGATTTTTATATTGCATGTATAGTAATTTTTTTTGGAGAATAAATGATTTTTGGCATTCATAATGATATTTCGTTCATCTGTTTTTAGTATAAACGAAAAGGTTGAAGTATTTGAAAGACTGTTTTTGTTTGCCCTTATGCTTAATATATGTTTGGGTCGATCATGAGATTAATTACTTTGTCCATGAAGTTAATATCAAGTAGCATGATCAACATGTAGTGTAACGGGTGTAGATGTACACAAAAAATGTGTTTATGATTTTAAATGGGTTTGAAAACCAATCCGATACAATTTAGGAGTTGGTTTATTTGAAACGGATCTCATTTGAAGCTGAATCAACAATCTATACCAGTTTAAGAATTTTTACTATTGGGACTGATTTTCATATAGTAAAAAATGTTGTATTCATCCATTCTTTCTCAAGGCCGGTTTCACCACTTATACTATCATGGTCAGATgcccaaaaacattttttttttaaaaaaaataaaagttagaAAATTCCGTTTTGAACCCCTAAACGGTCATAAATGACTGGAAATTTCATTTTACAGGTTTCTCTTATACTATCTAGTTTTGCTTTTTGGTTCGTTTCTGATCAACCATGAAATTTTCAACATCgaaagtaagttttgtaaaatACGAAAAACTGAAGATAACATATGTTTTTTCAAGTTAGTTTTGAAACCATACTAACTGGTTCCTATAGGGTGGATATTTGTGCTCAAAAACCTGTTTGGATCCAATCCGCTTTAGAATTTGTTAACCAGAACCTATCGGGTTTTATGCACTTCAAAGTGGTgtcaaataaattattatttaccAAATGGTCTCTATCCCAACGATATCAGGTGTTGTCTTCGCTCTTTGATGTTGAGAGTTTAATTTCCGTCGTGGATAAATGGATTTAAAAAGTAGTTTAGGaataaattatatttgttattaaaaaaagttatttatgattcttaaaatgtaataaaaaaaagcCACGAATGAGATTCACTGTGTGTTTAGGACTACTTTGTTTTTTAATTAGATATGGTGAAGCTTCTTAATAAAGTAAAACATATCATGcatatcaatattaaatttcttAGAGTTACAGATGTAGTATTCAAAAAAATTAGTTTTATCATATAAAAAGATTTAACGGTGCAACTTGTTGTCTGATGTCATTTCACTCATTGTACAATGATAAGTTGATAACTAtcataaaaatatgataaattacgtttaaaaaaaaatacttaatacAAAAAAAAGCAGATACGTGTTACTTGCAAATATTTCCACAtacatatacaaattattatatgaGACAAACTCATCATGTTTTATTATTACAATTTATAAATATCGAGTTGCCTACCTATCCGCGTAATGTTCATTTTCCATAACAAGACAATTTTAtgtatttcattttattttattttcaagtTCAgttatagttttatttatttatttatgacatCGTTTATTTATATAAGTGGCGTGTCAACTTCTACAAATTTGTTAAAGATTTGGAGATAAAAAGGAGGCTATTGGACCataactttattattattattattgttgattaGAAAAAAGTTTGCTTTATTTCGTCCATGCAAAATCTTCAATGTCATTTTGTCGTAATTGTCTGATTTTGTTTGGAGCAATAATCGATAAACAGCAACACATGTTAAAGATCCtaagaaaaataaataacataacaATTTAATGTGATTCTATCAAAATGATCGGATAATCGGAGAAACTAATAAGAGATTTTAGTAAAAGATCTATTTATAACGACAAGCAGACCTAAAAAATTGTTGTGAACCAAGTCCAAAGAATATCATCAACTAAATGGGCCACATAATTTTTGCTCAAGCGCTACATACATTGGCTCGAGCACCACAAACATTTTACGAGCACAGTATACTTTTTGTCTGACATCATATACATATCATTAAGCACCGCAAATGTTTGGCCTAGCAGTATCAAAGTGAATAGGAAAAATGTGTAACTTTCCAAATGGTTGAGATTTCAAGTTTTGCCATGAAAATAAGTGTAGAATTAAGAAAAGGATTAGAGTGTATATATGTGCATGATGTTAAAAAAATCACAAATGTTGGTTCGTGCATTAGTAACATTGTTAAACTCTAAGTAAAATTGCAATAGTTATTATATAACTATCCAACATTAGAAACATATCCATCGGCAACAATCAGCAACAGACTAAttctataataaataaatatataaacacatcAAATTACACGTTAATGAGATATTTAGCATCAAACACATTTTAGTCTGAGACAAACTTAGCAATGAAATATTCATCCTTAAACGTTCACTTAAGTTCAATTGCCATAAAAAAACACGTCAAATTATACGTTAATGAGGCATTTAGTTTTGAACATATTTTAGTCTCAGACAAACTTAGCAATGAAATATCCATCCTTAAACTTTCATTTAAGTTCATtttcgatttaaaaaaaaaaaaaaaaaaaaaaaaaaaaaaaaaaaaaaaacacgtcGAATTATACGTTAACGAGGCATTTAGCGTCAAACACATTTTAGTCTGAGACAAACTTAGCAATGTAATATCCATCTTTAAAACGTTCACTTTAATTCATTTTCGATTAAAAAAACACATCAAGTTATACGTTAACGAGACATTTAGCGTCAAACATATTTTAGTCTGAGACAAACTTAGCAATGGAATATCCATCCTTAAATGTTCACTTAAGTtcattttcgattttttttttttaaaaaaacacgTCAAATTATACGTTAACGATGTATTTAACGTCGGACACATTTTAGTCTGAGACAAACTTAGCAATGGAATATTCATCCTTAAGCGTTCACTTAACTTCATTTGCCATATTCACCCGCCCGAAGACCCACGTATGAGGTCAAAGAACACTAGCGATATTTTAGACGTGCTAAAGTTTAAACCCTAGACTTCTTGTGTAATGTCCCACGAAtaagacccaaaattttcatttttaaattaataaaactagtATTACCGAAACCTCATcataaaaatccaaataaaacaaATGTATCAATCATCACATCATATCAGACTAGGTCCAAAAAATGCAGAACGAGGTGgagtgtgctctgcaatcatcccgaacATTCATCCTTAAGCGTTCACTTAACTTCATTTGCCATATTCACCCGCCCGAAGACCCACGTATGAGGTCAAGGAACACTAGCAATATTTTAGACGTGCTAAAGTTTAAACCCTAGACTTCTTGTGTAATGTCCCACGAAtaagacccaaaattttcatttttaaattaataaaactagtATTACCGAAACCTCATcataaaaatccaaataaaacaaATGTATCAATCATCACATCATATCAGACTAGGTCCAGAAAATGCAGAACGAGGTGgagtgtgctctgcaatcatcccgaacTCTTCTATTTGAAAAcagaagtatctgaaacataaactaaaaaccgtaaacacaaagcttagtgagtcccccaaaatatcacataccaatACATACATTTGCCATGGGCTATCTCTATGGTCTTTCCCTTGAAATGTCATGGGCCACccccatggtctgacatccaagtgaCATGGGCTACCCCGATGGTtcgacatccaagtgtcatgggctacccccatgttCTTTCCTTGAAATGCCATGGACTACccccatggtctgacatccaagtgccataggctacccccatggtctttcatataaaTGCCACAGCCTACTCCcgtggtctttcatgcaagtatcatatcagcaactagcattccacataacaagtaatgggccgacattggtgactTCAACTCATGGAcgtagtgagaaaactcaccttaatCCAAGATAACTGAATACTCGAGCCGTTGTTGTCGGAATCCTTGCACTCACTTCACCAAATATATTTCATCAACAATCGGTTCCTGACCTAATCAAGGATTCTAGTCTAATAACCAAACCTTCAGtgtaaaagtccattttacccttttccttACTTGCCAAAATCCAAAGACGAGCCCACTAGCATCATAAGTCCAATCCCTTAAATGACACCACAAGGCCCATTAAGGCCTAAATatgcaaattgggcccaaacctgaGAAGGCCCAATATGCTAAAAGGCCCAAAATAACCAAAGTTCAAACCTAGTCAAACTTCTGGTCAATGATCCATGGTCAACAAGTCAACAtttcaataaaagtcaaacaGGCAGAGTACGCCTCGCATACTCagctggtacgcccagcgtactacctTTAGGGccagtacgtgcaacgtaccagATAGGCACGCACAACGTACTCCCCTGAACTCCACCTACTCCATTTAGCATGTTGGGCTATATTTAgtggtttatgctttgttttgaaTGTATTATATGGTTCTCGGTGGGCTTAGTGTGTTTTCGGTGGGACTTTTATGTTTGGACTTTAGGTTGTCGGtttagtatgtatatatatatatatatatatatatatatatatatatatatatatatatagtctgtgTATAGTCTTTTAAGGCTAATGCATTTTTTGTGAACAAGAGTCATTCACGGCTAAAGAGTGATTGAATGTACTTGACAATTATACAATAGAATTGTGTGCATTCATTTGAAACGTGTTCTTGATATATTGTTTTGCATCATTGTTTGATTAAGTTTTAACATTAATTCAAACTATTGTATTGATACCTTGATAGATTCGAGTTCaaggacttacaagtggtatcaaagccttaaaACCGACTTAAGGCTGTTTTAGTATCAATTGCTTTCGAAACAATAACTTATTTGTGGTGTTTTTAGGTTGTGATGGGAAAAAGAATTTGTTGTTCTTCATGTTCATCATTTTCTTAGTGTTCTTCACTAATTTTTGAGGATATTGCGTTGGAAATCATTTTCTTGGCAAGTTACCAAATTTGAGATTCATTGGATAAGGAAATTCGATCAAAACCTCGATTTCGGCTTGGTCTCAGCGTTTTCGCCTCCTGGTAAAAGTTCTCGGTAAAAAGGAAGAGTTTTCGGTCAAGACATATAGTTCTCGGCCAACTGTTTTCGGTCAAACAATTGTCTTTCAACGATTTCGGTCAAACTAGTTGACGTTCAAGGTTTTTGGTCAAAGGTTATTTATCCTGGTTTTCAGTCAAAGGTTAGTGAAGCCTCATGTTCTCAATTCTGTGaaggtaaaataaataaataccgtGAACAAAATGAATGATTAGTTAGAGAAGTTTTTGACCTTAAAAATGAGATATATGAAATTAAGAAAGTAAAATAAACCGCTTAAAGAAAAACTAGAAGCACAAACTAAAGATTTACGCAAGATTAAGGAAAAATATAGCACCAAATGTGTTCGCTATCGTTTTTCCAAAGAGAAAATTGCAAACTTAACTgccgaacttgatgcattaaagGCTAAATTTAAGGATGCTGACTTTAATTTTAAGAAATTCGATGTCTCAAGTGAGATTGTTGAATCAATGATAGAAAAACAATTAAAGTGGAAAGACAAAGAGGGTGAGGGTCTACGGTATCACAGTGTACCACCTCCCTTCAATGATAACTATACTCCAGCTTCTGAAACCACAGCGACAGAAAAATATGTTCAACATGGTCAGCCTACTGTCACTatttcagttaagactgaacaatctgaTAAAATTGAGACTATTGAGACAAACGATACTgctgcttctacttcatgtgcagataAAGTAACAGTGCAAGGCGGGTGCGAGAAAAACAAAGATAATGCTAGTTTTAATGAAAAATCTTCAAAAACTAACTCTTTATCTTTTGTTGCATCAAAGGCTTGTGATAACACTAATAATAATCTTAGGCCACATAAAGTTGTGAAACAATGTGCTTGTTCTTGTAGAAATTCAGTTGGATGGGGACCAAGTTCTGAATGTATTCCTCTTAAAAGACAAACTTGTTTTAACGGTGGAATTCCTAGTCATGTTACCAGAAATTGTTCAAATCGTGCATATATCCCATATTATGCCCAAGGTAAGAGGAACGTATCACAAGGAATATTTTTCAAGAGAAACTCACAGATATCACATGATGGTGACTGGAATACTGCCAAGACCAGAAATCAGACTCTCAAGAACAAAAAGGTCATGTCTGACAAGAGATCTGATTTGAGTAATAGTTTAGTCAAACCAAGATCGGTAAGGTCAAATTCATCTCGGCGATCGGTCTCAAGCTCCAAAACAAGTGTTGAAGCATCTATCCGATTAAACAAGAAAATGGTTAAACCtgactacagatgggtaccaaaagTTTCCACTTCCAAATCACCTAAAAATTCTAACATCTCTTCATTTTCTGTgtttgataaacaggatatgaCTTGGGAACGTGTATCATGCGTTGATGGAAAAGGTCAACCCAATTTCAAAATGAGCTGGGTTCCTAAAACCAATTAATCCTgtactctgtgtcggagcagctatggaggaatatcatctGACTTCGgtatgttgatagtggttgttccaggcacataataggggacatctctctTCTGTATGACATTCAAAATTTCAATGGAGAGCATGTGtactttgcgggaaaggaaaaggaaagatcaCAAATGGGGATTTCTTCAATTGCtgaattacggtttgaattttctgaCTCTTCTATTCTTTGTGACAGTAATGTTGATTTTCAATCGTCCGAAAACCTATTTTTTGTCACTGACTCACACGTGCATGCTCAGTCGATACATGCTCGGGGAAAAACCGAGCCCTCTCATGAagcatcctggtgatctcagtcaatGTATCTGTTTTTGTTTGAGAGACAGGAACTCCTaggccaacctctctctctctctctctcaaccactGGTACAAACTCATCTCTGAACATCTCAGTAAATCTCTCTCGGGTCACTGCAGAACGCTTTGCAAGAGTATAATCAActgtcacaaatttccaccaatcctttgcacCCAAGCGAAGCAGGTTCAGTGTGAATCGAACCCTCAGATTCTCCAGATATGATCAAGTGTAAAAACAACCCTCAACATCAAAAATCCATCTCATTGCAACAATCGGGtcttgggtcccatcaaactctagtggctGCGACAACAGCAGTCTCAGTGACGGCGACATAGCGCTCATTGAAAGTCTCAATTAGTGTGGTcataatagacccaaacatctctagtaTAGCTTCTCTAATTGTTGTGGCCACCTTGGCAACAACAATCCTACGAATCGCATCATCATTGGCACTCGGCCTATCGGGGTCG is a window of Lactuca sativa cultivar Salinas chromosome 1, Lsat_Salinas_v11, whole genome shotgun sequence DNA encoding:
- the LOC111916607 gene encoding uncharacterized protein LOC111916607 is translated as MMETTNGTEETAVEKEMKTVDAGEETATMKIWIAVDESAGSFYALEWALRHLFLHHDYDATDADKLSSFTVTVVHVQPPFQPSYTALPVGPILFATSGMKESVMKAEEESAAKVLARASELCDKHKIKAEYVVLKGKPKEILVEAVEQMDVDLLVVGSRGLGQIKRAVLGSISDYCAHHAKCPVLIVRPQKDKASQN